The Primulina tabacum isolate GXHZ01 chromosome 16, ASM2559414v2, whole genome shotgun sequence genome window below encodes:
- the LOC142528699 gene encoding putative LRR receptor-like serine/threonine-protein kinase At2g23950 isoform X1 gives MVFLWSSYKFSQLSVLFLASWFLEIMPRIPRKCLVFLCFLACFFFTALSFQARNPEVEALIGIKESLDDPRGVLSNWDEDSVDPCSWSMITCNSDNLVTALGAPSQGLSGSLSGMIANLTNLKQVLLQNNNISGHIPEELGHLSSLQTLDLSSNKFSGHIPKSLGSLNHLQYLRFNNNCLSGDLPLVLASLPQLAFLDLSYNNLSGPVPTFHTKTFNTLGNPLICGSHSSEKCSGSILASSLSFTMDPSSGRSSSMKLLIALGLSLSFVLILVVALGFLVWKRNAKRTQSILNSTDVQEEDLISLGNLRCFTFKELQHATDNYSSKNILGTGGFGNVYRGKLADGTLVAVKRLKDLTGTTGESQFRTELEMISLAVHRNLLRIIGYCVTPNERLLVYPYMSNGSVAARLRGKPGLDWNTRKSIAIGAARGLLYLHEQCDPKIIHRDVKAANVLLDDFFEAVVGDFGLAKLLDHAESHVTTAVRGTVGHIAPEYLSTGQSSEKTDVFGFGILLLELITGMRALEFGKWAKQKGAVLEWVKQIQQEKKVELLVDRELGINFDRIEVGEMLQVALLCTQNLPAHRPKMSDVVRMLEGDGLAEKWAAVHNYVNTATNFSRENRKSRSMSSPGKEDVDHNQSSMFGTTLTKDNDYDAHCMELSGPR, from the exons ATGGTCTTTCTTTGGTCAAGTTACAAATTTTCTCAGCTCTCTGTGCTGTTTCTTGCTTCATGGTTTCTTGAAATCATGCCTCGTATTCCCAGAAAATGTCTCGTTTTTCTCTGTTTTCTCGCGTGTTTCTTCTTTACAGCACTTTCATTTCAAGCTCGCAATCCTGAAG TGGAAGCTTTGATTGGTATAAAGGAAAGTTTGGATGATCCTCGCGGAGTTCTGAGCAACTGGGATGAGGATTCTGTTGACCCTTGTAGCTGGTCTATGATCACTTGTAATTCTGATAATCTTGTCACTGCTTT GGGAGCTCCTAGCCAAGGTTTATCAGGTTCTTTGTCAGGGATGATAGCAAACCTCACAAACCTCAAACAAGT ACTCTtgcaaaataataatatttctgGGCATATTCCAGAAGAATTAGGCCATCTTTCCAGTCTTCAAACATTGGATCTCTCTAGTAACAAGTTTTCTGGTCATATTCCCAAGTCATTGGGTTCCTTGAATCATCTCCAGTATCT GAGGTTCAATAACAATTGCTTGAGTGGGGATCTTCCTCTGGTTTTAGCCAGTCTACCCCAACTTGCTTTCTT GGATCTGTCCTACAACAATCTTAGTGGACCAGTGCCCACTTTTCATACCAAAACATTTAA CACATTGGGTAACCCTTTAATTTGTGGGAGTCACTCCAGTGAAAAATGTTCTGGATCAATCTTGGCTAGCTCTCTTTCGTTTACCATGGATCCGTCATCTG GCCGGTCGAGTTCCATGAAACTATTAATTGCACTTGGACTGAGCCTCAGCTTTGTATTAATCTTAGTCGTTGCGTTAGGATTTCTAGTTTGGAAAAGAAACGCGAAGAGAACGCAATCCATTTTAAACTCTACAG ACGTTCAAGAGGAGGATCTTATAAGTCTTGGAAATCTTAGATGCTTCACATTTAAGGAACTCCAGCATGCTACAGACAATTACAGTTCGAAGAACATCCTTGGCACAGGAGGATTTGGCAACGTTTACAGGGGAAAGTTGGCAGATGGGACGCTGGTGGCGGTGAAGCGACTAAAAGATTTGACAGGAACCACTGGAGAATCACAGTTTAGGACTGAATTAGAGATGATCAGCCTAGCTGTTCACCGGAATTTGCTTCGCATTATTGGATACTGTGTCACACCTAATGAAAGGCTTCTTGTGTATCCTTACATGTCTAATGGCAGTGTCGCGGCAAGGCTTAGAG GGAAACCGGGTCTAGATTGGAACACCAGAAAGAGCATTGCAATTGGTGCTGCAAGGGGCCTTCTATATCTGCATGAGCAATGTGATCCAAAGATAATCCATAGGGACGTTAAGGCTGCCAATGTGCTGTTAGACGACTTCTTTGAGGCTGTTGTTGGTGACTTTGGCCTTGCAAAACTACTTGATCATGCTGAATCTCATGTAACCACCGCTGTTCGTGGTACAGTCGGTCATATTGCACCGGAATACCTCTCAACTGGTCAGTCGTCCGAGAAAACTGATGTCTTTGGATTCGGAATTCTCCTGTTAGAACTCATCACTGGAATGAGAGCACTTGAGTTTGGAAAATGGGCGAAGCAGAAAGGAGCTGTGCTCGAATGG GTTAAGCAGATACAGCAAGAAAAGAAAGTGGAGTTATTGGTGGACCGAGAATTGGGTATTAACTTCGACAGGATTGAGGTAGGGGAGATGTTACAAGTGGCTCTACTCTGTACTCAAAACCTGCCTGCCCATCGTCCCAAAATGTCTGATGTTGTCCGAATGCTGGAAGGTGATGGCCTCGCCGAAAAGTGGGCAGCCGTGCATAATTACGTCAATACTGCCACAAATTTTTCACGCGAGAACAGGAAGTCACGATCAATGTCTTCCCCCGGAAAAGAGGACGTTGATCACAATCAGTCGAGCATGTTTGGTACGACACTGACCAAGGATAATGACTATGATGCTCATTGCATGGAGCTTTCAGGTCCAAGGTGA
- the LOC142528699 gene encoding putative LRR receptor-like serine/threonine-protein kinase At2g23950 isoform X2, whose protein sequence is MVFLWSSYKFSQLSVLFLASWFLEIMPRIPRKCLVFLCFLACFFFTALSFQARNPEVEALIGIKESLDDPRGVLSNWDEDSVDPCSWSMITCNSDNLVTALGAPSQGLSGSLSGMIANLTNLKQVLLQNNNISGHIPEELGHLSSLQTLDLSSNKFSGHIPKSLGSLNHLQYLDLSYNNLSGPVPTFHTKTFNTLGNPLICGSHSSEKCSGSILASSLSFTMDPSSGRSSSMKLLIALGLSLSFVLILVVALGFLVWKRNAKRTQSILNSTDVQEEDLISLGNLRCFTFKELQHATDNYSSKNILGTGGFGNVYRGKLADGTLVAVKRLKDLTGTTGESQFRTELEMISLAVHRNLLRIIGYCVTPNERLLVYPYMSNGSVAARLRGKPGLDWNTRKSIAIGAARGLLYLHEQCDPKIIHRDVKAANVLLDDFFEAVVGDFGLAKLLDHAESHVTTAVRGTVGHIAPEYLSTGQSSEKTDVFGFGILLLELITGMRALEFGKWAKQKGAVLEWVKQIQQEKKVELLVDRELGINFDRIEVGEMLQVALLCTQNLPAHRPKMSDVVRMLEGDGLAEKWAAVHNYVNTATNFSRENRKSRSMSSPGKEDVDHNQSSMFGTTLTKDNDYDAHCMELSGPR, encoded by the exons ATGGTCTTTCTTTGGTCAAGTTACAAATTTTCTCAGCTCTCTGTGCTGTTTCTTGCTTCATGGTTTCTTGAAATCATGCCTCGTATTCCCAGAAAATGTCTCGTTTTTCTCTGTTTTCTCGCGTGTTTCTTCTTTACAGCACTTTCATTTCAAGCTCGCAATCCTGAAG TGGAAGCTTTGATTGGTATAAAGGAAAGTTTGGATGATCCTCGCGGAGTTCTGAGCAACTGGGATGAGGATTCTGTTGACCCTTGTAGCTGGTCTATGATCACTTGTAATTCTGATAATCTTGTCACTGCTTT GGGAGCTCCTAGCCAAGGTTTATCAGGTTCTTTGTCAGGGATGATAGCAAACCTCACAAACCTCAAACAAGT ACTCTtgcaaaataataatatttctgGGCATATTCCAGAAGAATTAGGCCATCTTTCCAGTCTTCAAACATTGGATCTCTCTAGTAACAAGTTTTCTGGTCATATTCCCAAGTCATTGGGTTCCTTGAATCATCTCCAGTATCT GGATCTGTCCTACAACAATCTTAGTGGACCAGTGCCCACTTTTCATACCAAAACATTTAA CACATTGGGTAACCCTTTAATTTGTGGGAGTCACTCCAGTGAAAAATGTTCTGGATCAATCTTGGCTAGCTCTCTTTCGTTTACCATGGATCCGTCATCTG GCCGGTCGAGTTCCATGAAACTATTAATTGCACTTGGACTGAGCCTCAGCTTTGTATTAATCTTAGTCGTTGCGTTAGGATTTCTAGTTTGGAAAAGAAACGCGAAGAGAACGCAATCCATTTTAAACTCTACAG ACGTTCAAGAGGAGGATCTTATAAGTCTTGGAAATCTTAGATGCTTCACATTTAAGGAACTCCAGCATGCTACAGACAATTACAGTTCGAAGAACATCCTTGGCACAGGAGGATTTGGCAACGTTTACAGGGGAAAGTTGGCAGATGGGACGCTGGTGGCGGTGAAGCGACTAAAAGATTTGACAGGAACCACTGGAGAATCACAGTTTAGGACTGAATTAGAGATGATCAGCCTAGCTGTTCACCGGAATTTGCTTCGCATTATTGGATACTGTGTCACACCTAATGAAAGGCTTCTTGTGTATCCTTACATGTCTAATGGCAGTGTCGCGGCAAGGCTTAGAG GGAAACCGGGTCTAGATTGGAACACCAGAAAGAGCATTGCAATTGGTGCTGCAAGGGGCCTTCTATATCTGCATGAGCAATGTGATCCAAAGATAATCCATAGGGACGTTAAGGCTGCCAATGTGCTGTTAGACGACTTCTTTGAGGCTGTTGTTGGTGACTTTGGCCTTGCAAAACTACTTGATCATGCTGAATCTCATGTAACCACCGCTGTTCGTGGTACAGTCGGTCATATTGCACCGGAATACCTCTCAACTGGTCAGTCGTCCGAGAAAACTGATGTCTTTGGATTCGGAATTCTCCTGTTAGAACTCATCACTGGAATGAGAGCACTTGAGTTTGGAAAATGGGCGAAGCAGAAAGGAGCTGTGCTCGAATGG GTTAAGCAGATACAGCAAGAAAAGAAAGTGGAGTTATTGGTGGACCGAGAATTGGGTATTAACTTCGACAGGATTGAGGTAGGGGAGATGTTACAAGTGGCTCTACTCTGTACTCAAAACCTGCCTGCCCATCGTCCCAAAATGTCTGATGTTGTCCGAATGCTGGAAGGTGATGGCCTCGCCGAAAAGTGGGCAGCCGTGCATAATTACGTCAATACTGCCACAAATTTTTCACGCGAGAACAGGAAGTCACGATCAATGTCTTCCCCCGGAAAAGAGGACGTTGATCACAATCAGTCGAGCATGTTTGGTACGACACTGACCAAGGATAATGACTATGATGCTCATTGCATGGAGCTTTCAGGTCCAAGGTGA